From the genome of Castor canadensis chromosome 4, mCasCan1.hap1v2, whole genome shotgun sequence, one region includes:
- the Cetn1 gene encoding centrin-1, with product MASSFRRSNITSQKRKVGPKPELTEDQKQEVREAFDLFDADGSGTIDVKELKVAMRALGFEPRKEEMKKMISEVDKEGTGKISFNDFLAVMTQKMAEKDTKEEILKAFRLFDDDETGKISFKNLKRVANELGENLTDEELQEMIDEADRDGDGEVNEEEFLKIMKKTNLY from the coding sequence ATGGCTTCCAGCTTCAGGAGGTCAAACATCACCAGCCAGAAGAGAAAGGTGGGACCTAAGCCTGAACTCACTGAAGACCAAAAGCAAGAAGTTCGAGAAGCCTTTGACCTCTTCGATGCCGACGGAAGCGGGACCATCGATGTGAAGGAACTCAAGGTGGCCATGAGGGCGCTGGGCTTTGAACCCAGgaaagaagagatgaagaaaatgatctCCGAGGTGGACAAGGAGGGAACAGGGAAGATCAGCTTCAATGATTTCTTGGCTGTGATGACTCAGAAGATGGCTGAAAAAGACactaaagaagaaatcctgaaggCTTTCAGGCTCTTTGATGACGACGAAACCGGGAAGATCTCTTTCAAAAACCTGAAACGTGTGGCCAACGAACTGGGGGAAAACCTCACGGATGAGGAGCTGCAGGAAATGATTGACGAGGCTGATCGCGACGGTGATGGGGAGGTGAATGAGGAAGAGTTTCTTAAGATCATGAAAAAGACCAACCTTTATTAA